From a single Micromonospora pallida genomic region:
- a CDS encoding amylo-alpha-1,6-glucosidase: MIDIGFGPQVCAELTGGASREWLVPDGRGGYAMGTVSGLRTRRYHGLLVVAGETPASRRVGLASLDASVLLPSGAQVRLGAHEWSSGDVDPRGYELLEHFALVDGLPRWRWRIGDTVIERELAMLPGRPCVAVVHRLVCGGPVRLELAAACTWRDAHGERRADGPTPRMEPVDGGAVIEGAFRLAGPDWTPEGQWWLGVHHREEAARGLPAEEDLWYAGRFAGQLARPGDTVSVLAWADQLDQQPPPATEVVATARRRNRRVVAAARPADSVEATLTLAADAFVVRTGQAPVDVVAGYPWFGAWSRDTMISYEGLFLCTNRATEGRELLRSYAATLSEGMLANTADTGRVEYNTVDATLWFLHAVSRHVTVTGDTDLGDELLPALRGVVDAHLAGTRYGIAVDPADGLLTQGGTPGTALTWMDARVYGVPVTPRVGKPVEINALWINGLAGLAELTELAGQDAGELARLHDRAVTAFRKRFPAPTGWLYDVVDGPAPAYPLGGSPHHDDDLLRPNQLLAWSLPYAPLEPDEATLRRVAAGLLSPLGPRSLSPDSPGFTGRHRGSPAERDGGYHQGTVWPWLLGPYVDACRRGKLPVDELFTGIEAHLTEYGLGSVSETADGLPPHGATGCPFQAWSVAELLRCRRTR, translated from the coding sequence TTGATCGACATCGGTTTCGGTCCGCAGGTTTGTGCCGAGCTTACCGGCGGAGCCAGCCGCGAGTGGTTGGTTCCCGACGGTCGGGGCGGCTACGCCATGGGTACGGTCAGCGGTCTGCGTACCCGCCGCTACCACGGGTTGCTGGTGGTGGCCGGCGAAACCCCGGCGTCCCGGCGGGTCGGGCTGGCCAGCCTGGACGCGTCGGTGCTGCTCCCCTCCGGCGCGCAGGTGCGCCTCGGCGCCCACGAGTGGTCCTCCGGCGACGTCGACCCACGCGGATACGAGCTGCTGGAACACTTCGCCCTGGTCGACGGCCTGCCCCGGTGGCGGTGGCGGATCGGGGACACGGTCATCGAGCGGGAGCTGGCCATGCTGCCGGGACGCCCCTGCGTGGCGGTGGTACACCGGCTGGTCTGCGGCGGTCCGGTACGCCTGGAACTGGCGGCGGCATGCACCTGGCGGGACGCCCACGGCGAGCGCCGCGCGGACGGTCCCACGCCCCGGATGGAGCCGGTCGACGGCGGGGCCGTGATCGAGGGCGCGTTCCGCCTCGCCGGCCCGGACTGGACGCCGGAGGGCCAGTGGTGGCTGGGCGTGCACCACCGCGAGGAGGCCGCCCGCGGCCTGCCCGCCGAGGAGGATCTCTGGTACGCGGGCCGGTTCGCCGGGCAGTTGGCGCGTCCCGGTGACACGGTGTCCGTACTGGCCTGGGCCGACCAGCTCGACCAGCAGCCACCGCCGGCGACCGAGGTGGTGGCGACCGCCCGGCGACGCAACCGGCGGGTGGTGGCCGCCGCCCGGCCAGCCGACTCGGTGGAGGCGACGCTGACCCTGGCCGCCGACGCGTTCGTGGTGCGCACCGGCCAGGCTCCGGTCGACGTGGTCGCCGGCTACCCGTGGTTCGGGGCGTGGTCGCGGGACACGATGATCTCGTACGAGGGGCTGTTCCTCTGCACCAACCGGGCCACCGAGGGGCGGGAGCTGCTGCGGTCGTACGCGGCCACGCTGTCGGAGGGGATGCTGGCGAACACCGCCGACACCGGGCGGGTGGAGTACAACACCGTCGACGCGACGCTATGGTTCCTGCACGCGGTGAGCCGGCACGTCACCGTCACCGGGGACACCGACCTCGGGGACGAGTTGTTGCCGGCGCTGCGCGGCGTGGTCGACGCGCACCTGGCCGGCACCCGGTACGGCATCGCGGTCGACCCGGCCGACGGGCTGCTCACCCAGGGCGGCACCCCGGGAACGGCGCTGACCTGGATGGACGCCCGGGTGTACGGGGTGCCGGTGACCCCACGCGTCGGCAAGCCGGTCGAGATCAACGCGCTGTGGATCAACGGGCTGGCCGGGCTCGCCGAGTTGACCGAGCTGGCCGGGCAGGACGCCGGGGAGCTGGCCCGGCTGCACGACCGGGCGGTGACCGCGTTCCGGAAGCGGTTCCCCGCCCCGACGGGCTGGTTGTACGACGTGGTGGACGGGCCCGCCCCGGCGTACCCGCTTGGCGGCTCACCGCACCACGACGACGACCTGCTCCGCCCGAACCAGTTGCTCGCCTGGTCGCTGCCGTACGCGCCGCTGGAGCCGGACGAGGCGACGCTGCGCCGGGTGGCGGCCGGGCTGCTCTCCCCGCTCGGTCCGCGCAGCCTCTCCCCCGACTCCCCCGGCTTCACCGGCCGGCACCGGGGCTCGCCGGCCGAGCGGGACGGCGGATACCACCAGGGCACGGTCTGGCCGTGGCTGCTCGGCCCGTACGTGGACGCCTGCCGGCGGGGCAAGCTCCCCGTCGACGAGCTGTTCACCGGCATCGAGGCCCACCTGACCGAGTACGGCCTGGGGTCGGTGAGCGAGACGGCGGACGGCCTGCCGCCGCACGGGGCGACCGGCTGCCCGTTCCAGGCGTGGTCGGTCGCCGAACTGCTGCGCTGCCGTCGTACCCGATAG
- a CDS encoding MGH1-like glycoside hydrolase domain-containing protein — protein MITDVTPPLPPSPDAERARLAQADSGEQDWRAWGPYLSERAWGTVREDYSEHGTAWDYFPHDHARSRAYRWSEDGMAGVCDDRQTFCFALALWNGRDPILKERMFGLGGDGGNHGEDAKDYWWYEDSTPTHSWMRWRYHYPQAAFPYDELVAENALRGRDDTEYELVDTGIFDDDRYWAVTVDYAKAGPTDLCVLITVANRGDRAERLHVLPTLWFRNTWAWGLPGSDRVPTLVGTDSRLIGEHRVLGQLVLAGDGDPTPLLCDNESNAERLWGLTSRSRYPKDGINDHVVDGADSVNPDRTGTKGALHYVLDVPAGGQRQIRLRLTRTAPPPAGAPTPALDLGADLDAVLRQRRFEADRFFADVIPAAASEDEALVARQAIAGLMWGKQFYHFDVKRWLDGDPGGTPPPAGRRHGRNSAWWHMNSFDVISMPDPWEYPWYAAWDLAFHCVSIARVDPGFAKDQLLLLLREWYLHPNGQIPAYEWAFGDVNPPVHAWAALKVFEIDGSRDHEFLARVLHKLLLNFTWWVNRKDTRGSNVFEGGFLGLDNVGPFDRSAALPVAGVLEQSDGTGWMAMYALNLLDMAIVLAERDRAYVDVATKFFEHFAYIAAAAYDQGLWDDEDAFFYDVLLQADGTKVPLKVRSVVGLLPLAATTRLTARTLRRLPELHARLRWFLTNRPEYADVLGARRIGPDGGQQRLLSMVGPEQVVRLLARMLDPDEFLSEYGLRTLSRAHLDEPFSVTLGGQEFSVGYEPAESTSGLFGGNSNWRGPIWMPTNFLLISALRDYAAFFGDDLQVEYPTGSGVKHTLDEIADDLSARLIALFTRDGWGRRPIYGACQLFQSHPDWRDLIAFPEYFHGDNGAGLGAWHQTGWTALVADLILTLRR, from the coding sequence GTGATCACTGACGTGACCCCTCCTCTTCCGCCGTCCCCCGACGCCGAGCGGGCCCGCCTGGCGCAGGCCGACTCCGGCGAGCAGGACTGGCGCGCATGGGGTCCCTATCTGTCCGAACGGGCCTGGGGGACGGTGCGGGAGGACTACAGCGAACACGGTACGGCCTGGGACTACTTTCCTCACGATCATGCGCGGTCCCGAGCGTACCGGTGGAGCGAGGACGGCATGGCGGGCGTCTGCGACGACCGGCAGACGTTCTGCTTCGCGCTGGCGCTCTGGAACGGCCGGGACCCGATCCTCAAGGAGCGGATGTTCGGCCTCGGTGGGGACGGCGGCAACCACGGCGAGGACGCCAAGGACTACTGGTGGTACGAGGACTCCACGCCCACCCACTCCTGGATGCGCTGGCGCTACCACTACCCGCAGGCTGCCTTCCCGTACGACGAACTGGTCGCGGAGAACGCGCTACGCGGCCGGGACGACACCGAGTACGAGCTGGTCGACACCGGCATCTTCGACGACGACCGGTACTGGGCGGTGACCGTCGACTACGCCAAGGCCGGCCCGACGGACCTGTGCGTCCTGATCACCGTCGCCAACCGGGGTGACCGGGCCGAGCGGCTGCATGTGCTGCCCACCCTCTGGTTCCGTAACACCTGGGCGTGGGGGTTGCCCGGCAGTGACCGGGTGCCCACCCTGGTCGGCACGGACAGCCGGCTGATCGGCGAGCACCGGGTGCTCGGCCAGCTCGTGCTCGCCGGGGATGGCGACCCGACGCCGCTGCTCTGCGACAACGAAAGCAACGCCGAGCGGCTCTGGGGACTGACCAGCCGGTCCCGCTACCCGAAGGACGGCATCAACGACCACGTCGTCGACGGTGCCGACAGCGTCAACCCGGACCGCACCGGAACCAAGGGCGCGCTGCACTACGTACTGGATGTGCCGGCCGGCGGGCAGCGACAGATCCGGCTGCGGCTGACCCGGACCGCGCCGCCGCCGGCTGGCGCCCCAACCCCGGCCCTCGACCTGGGGGCCGACCTCGACGCGGTGCTGCGCCAGCGGCGGTTCGAGGCGGACCGGTTCTTCGCCGACGTGATTCCGGCCGCCGCCAGCGAGGACGAGGCCCTGGTGGCCCGGCAGGCCATCGCCGGGCTGATGTGGGGCAAGCAGTTCTACCACTTCGATGTGAAGCGGTGGCTCGACGGCGACCCCGGCGGCACCCCGCCACCGGCCGGGCGGCGGCACGGGCGCAACAGCGCCTGGTGGCACATGAACAGCTTCGACGTCATCTCCATGCCGGACCCGTGGGAGTACCCCTGGTACGCCGCCTGGGACCTGGCGTTCCACTGCGTCAGCATCGCCCGGGTCGATCCCGGCTTCGCCAAGGACCAACTGCTGCTCCTGCTACGGGAGTGGTACCTGCACCCCAACGGGCAGATCCCGGCGTACGAGTGGGCGTTCGGTGATGTCAACCCGCCGGTGCACGCCTGGGCGGCGTTGAAGGTCTTCGAGATCGACGGGAGCCGCGACCACGAGTTCCTCGCCCGGGTGCTGCACAAGCTGCTGCTCAACTTCACCTGGTGGGTCAACCGCAAGGACACCCGGGGCAGCAACGTCTTCGAGGGCGGATTCCTCGGGCTGGACAACGTCGGCCCGTTCGACCGGTCGGCGGCGCTGCCGGTGGCCGGGGTGCTGGAGCAGTCCGACGGCACCGGCTGGATGGCCATGTACGCGCTGAACCTGCTGGACATGGCGATCGTGCTCGCCGAGCGGGACCGGGCGTACGTCGACGTCGCCACGAAGTTCTTCGAGCACTTCGCCTACATCGCCGCCGCCGCGTACGACCAGGGGCTCTGGGACGACGAGGACGCGTTCTTCTACGACGTGCTGTTGCAGGCCGACGGTACGAAGGTGCCGCTGAAGGTGCGCTCCGTGGTGGGGCTGCTGCCGCTGGCGGCGACCACCCGGCTCACCGCGCGTACCCTGCGCCGCCTGCCGGAACTGCACGCCCGGCTGCGCTGGTTCCTCACCAACCGCCCCGAGTACGCCGACGTGCTCGGCGCGCGCCGGATCGGCCCGGACGGCGGGCAGCAGCGGCTGCTGTCGATGGTCGGCCCGGAGCAGGTGGTCCGGTTGCTGGCGCGGATGCTCGACCCCGACGAGTTCCTCTCCGAGTACGGGCTGCGTACGCTCTCCCGGGCGCATCTGGACGAGCCGTTCTCGGTCACCCTCGGCGGGCAGGAGTTCAGCGTCGGCTACGAGCCGGCCGAGTCGACCAGCGGGCTGTTCGGCGGTAACTCCAACTGGCGCGGGCCGATCTGGATGCCGACGAACTTCCTGCTGATCAGCGCGTTGCGCGACTACGCCGCCTTCTTCGGCGACGACCTCCAGGTGGAGTACCCGACCGGCTCCGGGGTGAAGCACACCCTCGACGAGATCGCCGACGACCTCTCCGCCCGGCTGATCGCCCTGTTCACCCGGGACGGGTGGGGCCGGCGACCGATCTACGGGGCCTGCCAGCTCTTCCAGAGCCACCCGGACTGGCGGGACCTGATCGCCTTCCCGGAGTACTTCCACGGCGACAACGGCGCGGGACTCGGCGCGTGGCACCAGACCGGCTGGACAGCCCTGGTAGCCGACCTGATCCTCACCCTGCGCCGCTGA
- a CDS encoding four-helix bundle copper-binding protein, with amino-acid sequence MTNPMLRTYPAEINMDRTRLARVIDELNACAQACTACADACLSEAAVTELTKCIRTDLDCADICTATARVLSRHTGYDANITRSLLTACITACRACGDECASHAGMHEHCALCAEACRSCESACRQLLSEIS; translated from the coding sequence ATGACAAACCCGATGCTCAGGACGTATCCGGCGGAGATCAACATGGACCGCACCCGGCTGGCTCGGGTGATCGACGAGCTGAACGCCTGCGCCCAGGCCTGCACCGCGTGCGCCGACGCCTGCCTGAGCGAGGCGGCCGTCACCGAGTTGACCAAGTGCATCCGGACTGACCTGGACTGCGCGGACATCTGTACCGCGACGGCCCGGGTGCTGTCCCGACACACCGGCTACGACGCGAACATCACCCGCAGCCTGTTGACGGCCTGCATCACCGCGTGCCGTGCCTGCGGGGACGAGTGCGCCAGCCACGCCGGGATGCACGAACACTGCGCGCTCTGCGCGGAGGCCTGCCGCTCCTGCGAGTCCGCCTGCCGCCAGTTGCTGTCCGAGATCAGCTGA
- a CDS encoding HAD family hydrolase, with protein sequence MLVFDADDTLWENNVLFERVIDDFLAWVDHPTLDRVEIRGILDDIERANTVTHGYGSTVFLRSLAECLERLRERPATERERREIADLAAALAEQEVELMPGVAETLDELAERHELLLLTKGDPEEQQRKLDASGLLHHFRAAHIVKEKDADTYRRLAREHPFDPAVAWMIGNSPKSDILPARAAGMNAVFIPNDNTWVLEYDEVDPADDGVLHLTAFPDLLRHF encoded by the coding sequence GTGCTCGTCTTCGACGCCGACGACACGCTCTGGGAGAACAACGTCCTGTTCGAGCGGGTCATCGACGACTTCCTCGCCTGGGTGGACCATCCCACCCTCGACCGGGTCGAGATCCGCGGCATCCTCGACGACATCGAGCGGGCCAACACGGTGACCCACGGGTACGGCAGCACGGTGTTCCTGCGCAGCCTCGCCGAGTGCCTGGAGCGGCTGCGGGAGCGCCCGGCCACCGAGCGGGAGCGCCGGGAGATCGCCGACCTCGCGGCGGCCCTGGCCGAGCAGGAGGTGGAGCTGATGCCCGGCGTCGCGGAGACCCTCGACGAGCTGGCCGAGCGGCACGAACTGCTTCTGCTGACCAAGGGCGACCCGGAGGAGCAGCAGCGCAAGCTGGACGCCTCCGGGCTGCTGCACCACTTCCGGGCCGCGCACATCGTGAAGGAGAAGGACGCCGACACGTACCGCCGGCTGGCCCGGGAACACCCGTTCGACCCGGCGGTGGCCTGGATGATCGGCAACTCCCCGAAGTCGGACATCCTGCCGGCGCGCGCGGCGGGGATGAACGCGGTGTTCATTCCGAATGACAACACCTGGGTGCTGGAGTACGACGAGGTGGACCCGGCCGACGACGGGGTGCTGCACCTCACCGCCTTCCCCGACCTGCTCCGGCACTTCTGA
- a CDS encoding DUF4184 family protein produces the protein MPLTFPSHLAPVLPLKLWFPRWFDGVALAAGSVAPDVAYLALGTRAELPDTHSLSALIWWCLPVALVYTWIVRRTVPAVAAHLPGRWSAVGGLGQVRHAWWIMITSALVGAASHLGWDWLTHTDGWLQALFGIDWYEATGIAWWTVSDLLSTVLGAGVVALVIVRRPDLFMTGTGRRPVRTGPFWLVALLSFVVGLAVLPFLPAAGQLGATGVRLLHLVGGSLLVGVLVERVRSQFRDRA, from the coding sequence GTGCCGTTGACGTTTCCCTCTCATCTCGCTCCGGTGCTGCCCCTGAAGCTCTGGTTCCCCCGGTGGTTCGACGGGGTGGCGCTGGCCGCTGGATCCGTCGCGCCGGATGTCGCGTACCTCGCGCTGGGAACGCGGGCCGAACTGCCCGACACCCACTCGCTGTCGGCTCTGATCTGGTGGTGTCTTCCCGTGGCGTTGGTCTACACCTGGATCGTGCGTCGGACAGTTCCGGCCGTCGCCGCTCATCTGCCGGGTAGGTGGTCGGCCGTTGGCGGCTTGGGGCAGGTTCGCCACGCCTGGTGGATCATGATCACGTCCGCGCTGGTCGGCGCGGCCAGCCACCTCGGGTGGGACTGGCTGACCCATACGGACGGCTGGCTCCAAGCCTTGTTCGGAATCGACTGGTACGAGGCCACGGGAATCGCCTGGTGGACGGTGTCCGATCTGCTCAGCACCGTACTCGGCGCCGGCGTCGTCGCTCTGGTGATCGTGCGGCGTCCCGACCTGTTCATGACGGGCACGGGACGGAGGCCGGTTCGAACGGGCCCGTTTTGGCTGGTGGCGCTCCTGTCGTTCGTCGTGGGCCTGGCGGTTCTGCCCTTTCTGCCGGCCGCGGGACAGCTCGGCGCGACCGGGGTGCGGTTGTTGCACCTCGTCGGGGGCAGCCTGCTCGTCGGTGTCCTGGTGGAGAGGGTGAGAAGCCAGTTCCGTGATCGAGCCTGA
- a CDS encoding VOC family protein: MTAAPGRAPARADESGPVLARFKDLCLDTVDPHTLGNFWARILGGGLVDLRDGDTRVDGRPGHPGPESIWVNRVPEPRTGKTRVHLDLRLDRPDPADLLAAGARLVREPDAEVGWWVLADPDGNEFCAFAPRPDRTPAPRPDRTAAPFEPDRTPAPRPGSTAGPFELVVDARDAIAQATWWAQVLGGRIERDADGAASVVGGAGFPWDYWVFAPVPEPKTAKNRMHWDVELTGANCTALLDAGATLLREPDDDIDWWILTDPEGNEFCAFPPPR, encoded by the coding sequence GTGACCGCCGCCCCCGGTCGGGCCCCGGCGCGGGCCGACGAGAGCGGGCCGGTGCTCGCCCGGTTCAAGGACCTCTGCCTGGACACCGTCGACCCGCACACGCTCGGTAACTTCTGGGCCCGGATCCTCGGCGGCGGCCTGGTCGACCTCCGCGACGGGGACACCCGGGTCGACGGCCGGCCCGGCCATCCCGGCCCAGAGTCGATCTGGGTGAACCGGGTGCCGGAACCGCGTACCGGCAAGACCCGCGTCCATCTGGACCTGCGGTTGGACCGACCCGACCCGGCCGACCTGCTGGCCGCCGGAGCCCGGCTGGTCCGCGAGCCGGACGCCGAGGTCGGCTGGTGGGTGCTCGCCGACCCTGACGGCAACGAGTTCTGCGCCTTCGCGCCCCGACCGGACCGTACGCCCGCACCCCGGCCGGACCGTACGGCCGCGCCGTTCGAGCCGGACCGTACGCCCGCGCCCCGGCCCGGCAGCACAGCCGGGCCGTTCGAGCTGGTCGTCGACGCCCGGGACGCCATCGCCCAGGCCACCTGGTGGGCCCAGGTGCTCGGCGGCCGGATCGAGCGCGACGCCGACGGGGCCGCCTCGGTGGTCGGCGGGGCCGGCTTCCCCTGGGACTACTGGGTCTTCGCCCCGGTACCCGAGCCGAAGACGGCCAAGAACCGGATGCACTGGGACGTGGAGCTCACCGGCGCCAACTGCACGGCGCTGCTCGACGCCGGCGCGACCCTGCTGCGCGAGCCGGACGACGACATCGACTGGTGGATCCTCACCGACCCGGAGGGGAACGAGTTCTGTGCGTTCCCCCCGCCCCGCTGA
- a CDS encoding DsbA family protein — protein sequence MDVTFFFDPACPHTWRTSRWLVTVGQARDLRIEWRAFSLAILNEGRVAPQFAEALAAASRALRLVEALRAQGRGDDTARFYAELGARSHDVGSPLADRAITEAVEAAGLQEDAPALDDDRWDEAVRESHALAYASAGPDIGSPVLTLPDAERGVHGPIVTEVPGTDEALLLWDSLLPLVRMPAFHEIKRGRR from the coding sequence ATGGACGTCACCTTCTTCTTCGACCCGGCCTGCCCACACACCTGGCGCACCTCCCGCTGGCTGGTGACCGTGGGTCAGGCCCGGGATCTGCGGATCGAGTGGCGGGCGTTCAGCCTCGCCATCCTCAACGAGGGGCGGGTCGCCCCACAGTTCGCCGAGGCGCTCGCCGCCGCCAGCCGGGCCCTACGGCTGGTCGAGGCGCTGCGCGCGCAGGGACGCGGCGACGACACCGCCCGCTTCTACGCCGAACTCGGTGCCCGCAGCCACGACGTCGGCAGCCCGCTCGCCGACCGGGCGATCACCGAGGCCGTCGAGGCGGCCGGCCTCCAGGAGGACGCGCCGGCTCTCGACGACGACCGCTGGGACGAGGCGGTACGCGAGTCGCACGCGCTGGCGTACGCCTCGGCGGGACCGGACATCGGCTCCCCGGTGCTGACCCTGCCCGACGCGGAGCGGGGCGTGCACGGACCGATCGTGACCGAGGTGCCCGGCACCGACGAGGCGCTGCTGCTGTGGGACTCCCTGCTGCCGCTGGTGCGGATGCCAGCCTTCCACGAGATCAAGCGAGGCCGGCGGTGA
- a CDS encoding ABC transporter substrate-binding protein: protein MSEPDGAGTRRRSRARAVAVATALTLLAPTAACSSGGDGGPPTINLYYPPEQNLQKVVDDCNAQAQGRYRIAYQVLPRQADEQRVQMVRRLAAQDSGMDVLGLDVTWTQEFASADWIREWTGENRAEVEKGTLEGPLATARYEDKLFAAPKNTNVQLLWYRADLVPQPPKTWDEMIEQAQKLKEQGKPHQVLTMGAQYEGLVVLYNAMVASAGGKIVSDDGEKAVMDDGAVRALEQLKRLATSGVVSPSFSNATEDPVRLEFQAGNGAFQVNWPFVYPALQEADPDLAKQVKWARYPGVDAETPSRATIGGVNMAVSAYSKYPEESFEAATCIRNEKNQKFSAVNDGVPPTIEALYDDPEMAEAYPMKETILEELKEPSTRPLTPAYQSISTVTSAILSPPSGIDPERTADELRGAVADALESKGVLP from the coding sequence ATGAGCGAGCCTGACGGTGCCGGGACCCGGCGCCGGTCACGGGCCCGCGCGGTGGCGGTGGCCACCGCGTTGACGCTGCTGGCACCGACCGCCGCATGCAGTTCCGGCGGGGACGGCGGACCGCCGACGATCAACCTGTACTACCCACCTGAGCAGAACCTGCAGAAGGTGGTCGACGACTGCAACGCGCAGGCGCAGGGCCGGTACCGGATCGCGTACCAGGTGCTGCCCCGGCAGGCCGACGAGCAGCGGGTGCAGATGGTCCGGCGGCTGGCCGCGCAGGACAGCGGCATGGACGTGCTCGGTCTCGACGTGACCTGGACCCAGGAGTTCGCCAGCGCGGACTGGATCCGGGAGTGGACCGGCGAGAACCGGGCCGAGGTCGAGAAGGGCACCCTGGAGGGCCCGCTGGCGACGGCCCGCTACGAGGACAAGCTCTTCGCCGCGCCGAAGAACACCAACGTCCAACTGCTGTGGTACCGCGCCGACCTGGTGCCGCAGCCGCCCAAGACCTGGGACGAGATGATCGAGCAGGCCCAGAAGCTGAAGGAGCAGGGCAAGCCGCACCAGGTGCTCACCATGGGCGCGCAGTACGAGGGCCTGGTCGTGCTCTACAACGCCATGGTCGCCAGTGCGGGCGGGAAGATCGTCAGCGACGACGGCGAGAAGGCCGTGATGGACGACGGCGCGGTGCGGGCGCTGGAGCAGCTCAAGCGGCTGGCGACCTCCGGGGTGGTCTCCCCGTCGTTCAGCAACGCCACCGAGGATCCGGTCCGCCTGGAGTTCCAGGCCGGCAACGGCGCCTTCCAGGTCAACTGGCCCTTCGTCTACCCGGCGTTGCAGGAGGCCGACCCCGATCTGGCCAAGCAGGTCAAGTGGGCCCGCTACCCGGGGGTGGACGCGGAGACGCCGAGCCGGGCCACCATCGGCGGGGTCAACATGGCGGTCAGCGCCTACTCGAAGTACCCCGAGGAGTCCTTCGAGGCGGCCACGTGCATCCGCAACGAGAAGAACCAGAAGTTCTCCGCGGTGAACGACGGAGTGCCACCGACCATCGAGGCGCTCTACGACGACCCGGAGATGGCCGAGGCGTACCCGATGAAGGAGACGATCCTCGAGGAGTTGAAGGAGCCGTCGACCCGGCCGCTCACTCCGGCGTACCAGAGCATCTCCACGGTGACGTCGGCGATCCTCTCCCCGCCGTCCGGCATCGACCCGGAGCGGACCGCCGACGAGCTGCGCGGGGCGGTCGCCGACGCCCTGGAGTCGAAGGGGGTGCTCCCGTGA
- a CDS encoding carbohydrate ABC transporter permease: MSVNTTPAAETTGRSSGRHTAATGSRRTDRARLSENKRAERRLGWLLCAPAALVMVAVTAYPILYSVWLSLQRFDLRFPDEREFVGLENYATVLTNDFWWTAFGVTMLITVVTVAVELVLGMGLAIIMHRTLVGRGIVRTSALIPYGIVTVVAAFSWRYAWTPGTGYLANLFGEGAPLTERASSLAIIMLAEIWKTTPFMALLLMAGLALVPEDLLKAASTDGATAWQRFTKVMLPVMKPAILVALLFRTLDAFRVFDNIYVLTAGGNETSSVSMLAYNNLMRGLNLGIGSTMSVLIFLAVAIIAFVFVKLFGTAAPGSDEGERR; this comes from the coding sequence ATGAGCGTCAACACCACGCCGGCCGCCGAGACGACGGGTCGGTCGTCGGGCCGGCACACCGCCGCCACCGGCTCCCGTCGTACCGACCGGGCCCGGCTGAGTGAGAACAAGCGGGCCGAGCGGCGGCTGGGGTGGCTGCTGTGCGCCCCGGCGGCGCTGGTCATGGTCGCGGTGACCGCGTACCCGATCCTCTACTCGGTCTGGCTGTCGTTGCAGCGCTTCGACCTGCGCTTCCCCGACGAGCGGGAGTTCGTGGGACTGGAGAACTACGCCACCGTGCTGACCAACGACTTCTGGTGGACGGCGTTCGGGGTGACCATGCTGATCACGGTGGTCACGGTCGCCGTCGAGCTGGTACTCGGCATGGGGTTGGCGATCATCATGCACCGGACGCTGGTGGGCCGGGGCATCGTCCGCACCTCTGCGCTGATCCCGTACGGGATCGTGACCGTGGTGGCGGCGTTCTCCTGGCGGTACGCCTGGACGCCGGGCACCGGCTACCTGGCGAACCTGTTCGGTGAGGGCGCTCCGCTGACCGAGCGGGCCAGCTCGCTGGCGATCATCATGCTCGCCGAGATCTGGAAGACCACGCCGTTCATGGCGCTGCTGCTGATGGCGGGCCTGGCGCTGGTGCCGGAGGACCTGCTCAAGGCGGCCTCCACCGACGGTGCGACCGCCTGGCAGCGGTTCACCAAGGTGATGCTGCCGGTGATGAAGCCGGCGATCCTGGTGGCGCTGCTGTTCCGCACGTTGGACGCGTTCCGGGTCTTCGACAACATCTACGTGCTGACCGCCGGCGGCAACGAAACCTCGTCGGTGTCGATGCTCGCCTACAACAACCTAATGCGGGGGCTCAACCTCGGCATCGGGTCGACGATGTCGGTGCTGATCTTCCTCGCCGTGGCGATCATCGCCTTCGTCTTCGTGAAGCTGTTCGGTACCGCTGCCCCCGGCAGCGACGAGGGGGAGAGGCGCTGA